One Pseudomonas sp. MH9.2 DNA segment encodes these proteins:
- a CDS encoding imelysin family protein, producing MIRMPLATASLLAFAISLAGCGEGKDKAAAPQAPVAATTTPVAAGQLDDVAAKAVVVNYTNMVFAVFSDAESTAKTLRTAVNDFLATPNDASLKKARAAWVAARVPYMQSEVFRFGNTLIDDWEGQVNAWPLDEGLIDYVAGDYQHALGNPGATANIIANTEIQVGEDKVDVKQITGEKLASLNELGGSEANVATGYHAIEFLLWGQDLHGNGPGAGERPATDYVEGAAGTGGHNDRRRAYLKAVTDLLVSDLEKMVDNWKPGVAGNYRASLEAESGESGLRKMLFGMGSLSLGELAGERMKVALEANSSEDEHDCFSDNTHNSHFYNGLGIRNVYLGEYTRVDGNKISGPSLSSLVAKADATADATADATLKADLNATQAKLQVIVDHANKGEHFDQLIAAGNTQGNQIVRDAIASLVTQTGAIEQAATKLGITDLNPDNADHEL from the coding sequence ATGATTCGTATGCCTCTCGCAACCGCTAGTCTGTTGGCCTTCGCTATCTCGCTCGCTGGCTGCGGCGAAGGCAAGGACAAAGCCGCCGCGCCGCAAGCCCCGGTTGCTGCTACCACAACACCTGTTGCCGCAGGCCAGCTTGACGACGTCGCGGCCAAGGCAGTGGTCGTCAACTACACCAACATGGTCTTCGCCGTGTTCAGCGATGCCGAATCCACTGCGAAAACGTTGCGCACGGCGGTGAACGACTTCCTCGCCACCCCCAACGACGCATCCCTCAAGAAAGCCCGTGCTGCCTGGGTCGCCGCTCGCGTGCCTTACATGCAGAGTGAAGTCTTCCGCTTCGGCAATACCCTTATCGATGACTGGGAAGGTCAGGTTAACGCCTGGCCCCTGGACGAAGGCCTGATCGACTACGTAGCTGGCGATTACCAGCACGCGCTGGGCAACCCGGGCGCGACCGCCAACATCATCGCCAACACCGAAATCCAGGTTGGCGAAGACAAAGTCGACGTCAAGCAAATCACCGGCGAAAAACTGGCCAGCCTCAACGAGTTGGGAGGTTCCGAAGCCAACGTCGCCACCGGCTACCACGCCATCGAGTTCCTGCTCTGGGGCCAGGACCTGCACGGCAACGGTCCAGGTGCCGGCGAGCGCCCGGCCACTGATTACGTCGAAGGCGCAGCGGGCACTGGCGGCCACAATGATCGTCGTCGCGCCTACCTCAAAGCAGTGACCGACCTGCTGGTCAGCGATCTGGAAAAAATGGTCGACAACTGGAAACCAGGTGTTGCAGGCAACTACCGCGCCTCGCTGGAAGCCGAGTCCGGCGAAAGCGGTCTGCGCAAAATGCTCTTCGGCATGGGCAGCCTGTCCCTCGGCGAACTGGCCGGCGAACGCATGAAAGTCGCGCTGGAAGCCAACTCCAGCGAAGACGAACACGACTGCTTCAGCGACAACACGCACAACTCTCACTTCTACAATGGTCTGGGCATCCGCAACGTCTATCTGGGTGAATACACCCGTGTGGACGGCAACAAAATCAGCGGCCCAAGCCTGTCCTCGCTGGTCGCCAAAGCGGACGCCACCGCCGACGCCACCGCCGACGCCACGCTCAAGGCCGACTTGAACGCCACGCAGGCCAAGCTGCAAGTGATCGTCGACCATGCCAACAAGGGCGAGCACTTCGATCAACTGATCGCTGCCGGCAACACCCAGGGCAACCAGATCGTGCGCGATGCCATCGCATCACTGGTCACCCAGACCGGCGCCATCGAACAAGCTGCGACCAAGCTCGGCATCACCGACCTGAACCCGGACAACGCTGATCACGAGCTCTGA
- a CDS encoding di-heme oxidoredictase family protein yields MTMSACDHAPRFTKAEPGEALSGGSATVSKTDRNAFSLPSANLSPVRRLDFSVGNSFFRSPWVIAPSTTTARDGLGPLFNTNACQNCHIKDGRGHPPAPGDSNAVSMLVRLSIPNDPAYATLIEQSGVLPEPVYGGQLQDMAIPGVAPEGKVRVDYELLPVTFKDGTRIELRQPKLQITQLGYGPMHPGTLFSARVAPPMIGLGLLEAIPDAAILANADTQHQRNNGITGRPNRVWDDAQQKIVLGRFGWKAGQPNLNQQTAHAFSGDMGLTTGLKTADDCTSTQIDCLNAPTGKGPEGEPEVSDNILRLVLFYSRNLGVPARRDVDNRQVLAGKTLFYQTGCQQCHTPQFTTGANAAEPEQANQVIRPYSDLLLHDMGEGLADHRSEFQATGRDWRTPPLWGIGLTETVSGHTQFLHDGRARNLLEAVLWHGGEAHAAQQQVLAFSAEQRTALLAFLNSL; encoded by the coding sequence ATGACCATGAGTGCGTGCGATCACGCGCCGCGTTTCACTAAAGCCGAGCCGGGTGAAGCGTTGTCGGGGGGAAGCGCGACGGTGAGCAAGACAGACCGGAATGCTTTTTCGCTGCCCTCAGCCAATCTTTCGCCTGTACGGCGTCTGGATTTCAGCGTCGGCAATAGCTTTTTTCGCAGCCCGTGGGTGATCGCGCCGTCGACCACCACCGCACGTGACGGCCTGGGCCCGCTGTTCAATACCAACGCCTGCCAGAACTGCCACATCAAGGACGGCCGCGGCCATCCACCTGCACCAGGCGACAGCAATGCGGTGTCGATGCTGGTGCGCCTGTCGATCCCCAATGATCCCGCCTACGCCACACTCATTGAGCAATCGGGCGTGCTGCCCGAACCGGTGTATGGCGGGCAACTGCAGGACATGGCGATCCCCGGCGTCGCACCGGAAGGTAAGGTTCGCGTCGACTATGAGCTGTTGCCGGTGACCTTCAAGGACGGCACACGGATCGAATTACGTCAGCCCAAACTGCAGATTACCCAACTCGGCTATGGACCGATGCACCCCGGCACCCTTTTCTCCGCGCGGGTCGCACCACCGATGATTGGGTTAGGTCTGTTGGAGGCGATCCCGGATGCGGCAATTCTGGCCAACGCCGACACTCAACACCAACGGAACAATGGCATTACCGGGCGCCCCAACCGGGTCTGGGACGACGCACAACAGAAAATCGTGCTGGGGCGATTTGGCTGGAAAGCCGGGCAGCCGAATCTCAACCAGCAAACTGCGCACGCCTTCTCGGGCGATATGGGCCTGACCACCGGCCTCAAAACCGCCGATGACTGCACCTCGACCCAAATCGACTGCCTCAACGCGCCAACCGGTAAAGGCCCTGAAGGCGAACCGGAGGTCAGTGATAACATCCTGCGTCTGGTGCTGTTTTACAGCCGCAACCTGGGAGTGCCCGCGCGACGGGATGTCGACAACCGACAGGTGCTGGCCGGCAAGACTCTGTTTTATCAAACAGGCTGTCAGCAGTGTCATACGCCACAGTTCACCACGGGTGCCAACGCCGCCGAACCCGAGCAGGCCAATCAAGTGATCCGCCCTTACAGCGATTTGTTGCTGCACGACATGGGCGAAGGACTGGCCGACCATCGCAGCGAGTTTCAAGCCACTGGCCGCGACTGGCGTACTCCGCCGTTGTGGGGCATTGGCCTGACCGAAACAGTCAGCGGGCACACACAGTTTTTACACGACGGTCGCGCTCGGAACCTGCTTGAAGCCGTGCTCTGGCACGGTGGCGAAGCGCACGCCGCGCAGCAACAAGTATTGGCGTTTAGCGCCGAACAGCGCACTGCATTATTAGCGTTTTTGAACTCGCTTTAA
- a CDS encoding DUF1513 domain-containing protein: MLRRQALALGSLLLGACTLGGWTLFQQKGFRQKGANPLLLSARDDGNGKHYAVGYRLDGSQVFATQVGQRCHDIINHPDLPLALFVARRPGTQSYLLDLRDGRLLQTLTSRPNRHFYGHAVIHKSGEWLYATENDTTDPGRGVLSVYQFVNERLVHSGEIPTHGVGPHQVSWMPDGETLVVANGGIRTEAESRVEMNLNAMQPSLVLMQRDGTLLSKEALSQSMNSIRHLAIASDGTIVAGQQFMGEAHESSELLAIKRPGQPFVAFPVADSQSQAMNHYTASVAVHSELRLVALTAPRGNRFFIWDLDSGEVRLDASLADCAGVGAVTDGFVVTSGQGRCRFYDCRQTELLAKPLELPAGLWDNHLHLV, encoded by the coding sequence ATGTTGCGACGTCAGGCCCTGGCCCTTGGAAGTCTGCTGCTCGGCGCTTGTACGCTGGGCGGCTGGACACTCTTTCAGCAAAAGGGGTTTCGGCAAAAAGGGGCGAACCCTCTGCTGCTTTCCGCTCGGGACGATGGCAACGGCAAGCACTATGCCGTGGGGTATCGTCTGGACGGCAGCCAAGTCTTCGCCACTCAGGTCGGCCAACGTTGCCATGACATCATCAATCACCCTGACCTGCCCTTGGCGCTGTTCGTCGCGCGCAGGCCCGGGACGCAAAGCTACCTGCTCGACTTGCGGGACGGTCGTTTGCTCCAGACCCTCACGTCCCGGCCCAACCGGCACTTCTACGGCCACGCCGTCATTCACAAAAGTGGCGAATGGCTGTACGCCACTGAAAACGACACCACCGACCCAGGACGCGGGGTGCTGAGCGTCTATCAGTTCGTCAACGAACGCCTGGTACACAGTGGCGAAATCCCTACCCACGGCGTCGGCCCTCATCAGGTGTCGTGGATGCCCGATGGCGAAACCCTGGTGGTCGCCAACGGCGGGATTCGCACCGAAGCCGAAAGCCGGGTCGAAATGAACCTCAATGCCATGCAGCCCAGCTTGGTGCTGATGCAGCGCGATGGCACCTTGTTGAGCAAAGAAGCCCTCAGCCAGTCGATGAACAGCATCCGCCATCTGGCCATCGCCAGCGACGGCACGATTGTCGCGGGGCAGCAGTTCATGGGCGAAGCACACGAGTCGTCTGAACTGCTGGCGATCAAACGCCCCGGCCAGCCCTTCGTGGCGTTCCCGGTGGCCGACAGCCAATCGCAGGCGATGAATCACTACACCGCCAGCGTTGCAGTGCACAGCGAACTGCGTCTGGTGGCCCTCACCGCACCGCGCGGCAACCGCTTTTTTATCTGGGATCTGGACAGCGGCGAAGTGCGTCTCGATGCGTCACTGGCCGACTGCGCAGGCGTCGGCGCAGTGACGGATGGTTTCGTCGTCACCTCAGGCCAGGGACGCTGTCGATTCTACGATTGTCGGCAAACAGAGCTGCTGGCAAAGCCTCTTGAATTGCCGGCGGGGCTCTGGGATAACCATCTGCATCTGGTTTGA
- a CDS encoding imelysin family protein: protein MFRPKLLFTSLAAFAIAACSPQDPQAVTSAAIAKQVILPTYSRWVDADRQLSISALAFCQGTSDLDTARADFLHAQKAWAELQPLLIGPLAEGNRAWQVQFWPDKKNLVGRQVEQLVSAQPQINADALSKSSVVVQGLSAYEYILFDANVDMANTEQKTRYCPLLIAIGERQKALAEEILTGWNSTDGMLAQLSKFPNPRYADAHEAIAELLRVQVTALDSLKKKLGTPLGRQTKGIPQPFQADAWRSKASLSSLEASLISAETVWSGVDNHGLRGLLPAEQKPLADKIDAAYAASRQLLSALKPPLTDLLATDAGRQQLNAFYDSLNALHRLHEGELAKALDIQLGFNANDGD from the coding sequence ATGTTCCGCCCCAAACTGTTATTCACCAGCCTGGCCGCCTTTGCCATCGCCGCCTGCTCGCCACAAGACCCACAGGCCGTGACGTCTGCCGCCATCGCCAAACAGGTGATACTGCCGACCTACAGTCGCTGGGTCGATGCCGACCGCCAACTGTCGATCAGCGCGTTGGCGTTCTGTCAGGGCACGTCAGACTTGGACACCGCCCGCGCCGACTTCCTGCACGCGCAAAAAGCCTGGGCTGAATTACAGCCATTGCTGATTGGTCCATTGGCCGAAGGCAATCGCGCCTGGCAAGTCCAGTTCTGGCCAGACAAAAAGAACCTAGTGGGGCGCCAGGTAGAGCAATTGGTCAGCGCACAACCGCAGATCAATGCCGACGCACTGAGCAAGTCCAGCGTCGTGGTGCAGGGCCTTTCGGCGTATGAATACATCCTGTTCGACGCCAATGTCGACATGGCCAACACCGAGCAAAAAACCCGTTATTGCCCCCTGCTGATCGCTATCGGTGAGCGCCAGAAAGCGCTGGCCGAGGAGATCCTGACCGGCTGGAACAGCACTGATGGCATGCTCGCACAATTGAGCAAGTTCCCTAATCCGCGTTATGCCGACGCCCATGAAGCCATCGCTGAATTGCTTCGGGTGCAGGTCACCGCACTGGACAGCCTGAAGAAAAAACTTGGCACGCCATTGGGTCGTCAGACCAAGGGCATACCACAGCCGTTCCAGGCCGACGCCTGGCGCAGCAAGGCATCGCTCAGTAGCCTGGAAGCCAGCTTGATCAGCGCCGAGACGGTGTGGTCTGGCGTCGACAACCACGGCCTGCGTGGCCTGCTGCCCGCCGAACAAAAACCACTGGCCGACAAAATCGATGCCGCTTATGCCGCCAGCCGCCAGCTGCTTTCAGCGTTGAAACCTCCGTTGACCGACCTGCTCGCCACCGACGCTGGTCGTCAGCAGCTCAATGCCTTCTACGACAGCCTCAACGCCCTCCATCGTTTGCATGAAGGCGAACTCGCCAAGGCGCTGGATATCCAGCTTGGCTTCAACGCTAATGATGGTGACTGA
- a CDS encoding putative bifunctional diguanylate cyclase/phosphodiesterase: MKLELRNSLSVKLLRVVLLSTLIVGVVLSCAQIVFDAYKTRQAVASDAGRILDMFRDPSTQAVYSLDREMGMQVIEGLFQDNAVRMASIGHPNETMLAEKSRELKQTSTRWLTDLILGQERSFTTQLVGHGPYSEYYGDLRITLDTATYGESFIVSSVIIFISGVLRALAMGLVLYLVYHWLLTKPLSKIIEHLAHINPDRPSQYQLPLLKGHEKNELGIWVTTANQLLASIERNTHLRHEAENSLLRMSQYDFLTGLPNRQQFQQQLDKILVDAGRLQRRVAVLCVGLDDFKGINEQFSYQAGDQLLLALADRLRGHSGRLGALARLGGDQFALVQADIEQPYEAAELAQNILDDLEAPFALDQQEIRLRATIGITLFPEDGDSTEKLLQKAEQTMTLAKSRSRNRYQFYIASVDSEMRRRRELEKDLREALPRDQLYLVYQPQISYRDHRVVGVEALIRWQHPEHGLVPPDLFIPLAEQNGTIIAIGEWVLDQACRQLREWHDQGFSDLRMAVNLSTVQLHHAELPRVVNNLLQIYRLPPRSLELEVTETGLMEDISTAAQHLLSLRRSGALIAIDDFGTGYSSLSYLKSLPLDKIKIDKSFVQDLIDDDDDATIVRAIIQLGKSLGMQVIAEGVETAEQEAYIISEGCHEGQGYLYSKPLPARELLAYLKQAQRSNAEIL; this comes from the coding sequence TTGAAGCTGGAACTCAGAAACAGCTTGTCGGTAAAGCTGCTGCGCGTGGTGCTGCTCTCGACGTTGATCGTAGGGGTGGTCTTGAGTTGTGCGCAGATCGTCTTCGACGCCTACAAGACCCGACAAGCCGTCGCCAGTGATGCCGGACGCATCCTCGATATGTTCCGAGACCCCTCGACCCAGGCGGTGTACAGCCTGGACCGGGAGATGGGCATGCAGGTCATCGAGGGACTGTTTCAGGACAATGCGGTGCGCATGGCGTCCATTGGGCATCCGAACGAAACCATGCTCGCGGAGAAATCCCGGGAACTGAAACAGACGTCCACCCGCTGGCTGACCGACCTGATCCTCGGACAGGAGCGCAGCTTCACTACTCAGCTGGTCGGTCATGGCCCGTACAGTGAGTATTACGGCGACCTGCGCATCACCCTCGATACCGCCACCTATGGCGAAAGTTTTATCGTCAGTTCAGTGATCATCTTCATTTCCGGCGTGCTGCGAGCCTTGGCCATGGGCCTGGTGCTGTACCTGGTCTATCACTGGCTGCTGACCAAACCGCTGTCGAAAATCATTGAACACCTGGCCCATATCAACCCCGACCGCCCCAGCCAGTATCAACTGCCGCTGCTCAAGGGTCATGAAAAAAATGAATTAGGCATTTGGGTCACCACCGCCAACCAATTGCTGGCCTCGATTGAACGCAACACGCATCTGCGCCACGAAGCCGAGAACAGCCTGCTGCGCATGTCCCAGTACGACTTCCTCACTGGACTGCCCAACCGCCAACAATTTCAACAACAACTGGACAAAATTCTGGTCGATGCCGGCCGCCTGCAACGTCGGGTTGCGGTGCTGTGTGTCGGGCTTGATGACTTTAAAGGCATCAACGAACAGTTCAGTTACCAGGCTGGCGACCAACTGTTGCTGGCGCTGGCTGACCGCCTGCGTGGCCATAGCGGCCGACTGGGTGCCCTCGCCCGTTTGGGCGGCGATCAGTTTGCGTTGGTACAAGCCGATATCGAACAGCCCTACGAGGCCGCCGAGCTGGCGCAGAATATCCTCGACGATCTGGAAGCCCCCTTTGCGCTGGACCAGCAGGAAATCCGTCTGCGCGCGACCATCGGCATCACCTTGTTCCCAGAAGATGGCGACAGCACCGAGAAGCTGCTGCAAAAAGCCGAACAGACCATGACCCTGGCCAAGTCCAGGTCGCGCAATCGGTATCAGTTCTATATCGCTAGCGTCGACAGCGAAATGCGTCGACGCCGTGAGCTTGAAAAAGACCTGCGCGAAGCCTTGCCACGCGATCAGCTGTATCTGGTCTACCAGCCGCAGATCAGCTACCGCGATCACCGCGTCGTCGGGGTTGAAGCCTTGATACGCTGGCAGCACCCCGAGCACGGCCTGGTACCGCCTGACCTGTTCATTCCGCTGGCCGAGCAGAACGGCACGATCATCGCGATTGGCGAGTGGGTACTCGATCAGGCATGTCGGCAGTTACGCGAATGGCACGACCAGGGGTTCAGTGACCTGCGCATGGCAGTCAACCTGTCCACCGTGCAACTGCACCACGCCGAATTGCCGCGCGTGGTAAACAACCTGCTGCAGATTTACCGCCTGCCGCCGCGCAGCCTGGAACTGGAGGTCACCGAAACCGGCCTGATGGAAGACATCAGCACCGCAGCCCAGCATCTGCTTAGCCTGCGCCGCTCCGGCGCGTTGATCGCTATTGATGACTTCGGCACCGGCTATTCTTCCTTGAGTTACCTCAAGAGCTTGCCGCTGGACAAAATCAAGATCGACAAGAGCTTCGTCCAGGACCTGATTGATGACGACGATGACGCCACTATCGTGCGCGCTATCATCCAGCTGGGTAAAAGTCTCGGCATGCAGGTGATTGCCGAAGGCGTAGAAACAGCCGAACAAGAGGCTTACATCATTTCTGAAGGCTGTCACGAAGGCCAGGGCTACCTCTACAGCAAGCCCCTGCCCGCCCGTGAACTGCTGGCTTACTTGAAGCAAGCCCAGCGCTCCAACGCGGAAATCCTGTAA